Genomic window (Phragmites australis chromosome 5, lpPhrAust1.1, whole genome shotgun sequence):
gtcaattgtaagaaaataataGTACATAGAGATTTCACAAGTTGGTAATTGCAACAAGACATAGATCAACTTTTtttcaagaagcatgagaagaaagattttggaaattaaACATCATACTTCAAAGCATTCTTCATAAAATCAACTATTACAAGGAAACACATAAAAACCATAGTTGACTTGATTCGAATGAGaaattattcaaattaaaaatcttgagattaaatAGATCACTAGATAAGTAACACGAATCttaagtttcaatttaaaccaaaaATGGATCAATTTATGGATTCTTGCAAAGATAAGATTTAtgtgagcttgacataccacatagatgctagataaacaattATATCAATTCcaaatggtattgctcaaatgttcacaatTTATGGGGTTTTAAGATGAAAAAacataatactcccccataatgtgataatctgttaatttctccaaaagagccaaaatagaattcaataagacaTATAAGATCAAATAAGTCTCTAAAACCACAATCAACATATGAATGcgcaatgcatcctacacatactagttaaaTGACTTACACATATTAGTTAGTAAGGAAAGCTAGATGTattagaaacaaattcatagcacacttagcaagcaaaGACATGTATGGATATGAAATATAGACATGATAAGATTacaataaagtctacacatgctatGATAGACACAAGCTCTAAACAAGTATAGATACAcaacctacacatgcaaagagctagaaacttccagGATTCGGAGTTTCCGGATACAACCTGGAATTTTCGGGTTCTGGAACACTCGGACATTCCAGACTGATCCGGAACATTCGAGTTCTGGAACATTCTAGAAAATGtgtagaacaataaatctaacataatgaacaagaatatgaatttaaggtaTTGTGATATAGAGTTACCTTCATAAAGTGACACtagataataataaatataattcaaCACAACTTGGCTcttttaatcaattagataaatctttaaATAATTTAGCCAAGCTTCAATGTCCTCTATTTCATCAAGAGAAACCATGAGATCATGTGAATTAAGTTCATCTCCCATAGCCATTACTAAGTCCAAATCATCTAGTGCTTCTTTTGCCTTATATCTCACAAAGACACAAAAGGTAAAATTCACAAGAGATTATAACTAGAGATTTTAGCAATTATAATCTCTTTTTCAAATGTCTCTTTGAACATCATTGATAAAATGGTCTCTTGGACACTTGATGAGCTCTTAATAtttcttaatatttttcttgatgactCCCACCAAGCATTCATTGCCTAGTCAATGAGATGTCATTGGTTCttgatattataataataatctTCATACTTGACGCTCTTTCCATAAATGATGAGAAATACCACTTCAAAAGAAACTTGACAAAATATGTGCAATATAGTTTTTCTCAAGTGAGCTAAGTCGACATCCTCATGGATggcttgcttcctatcctcaacatatctttgctgcttctgcaccatagGTTTAGCGTCGGATTTAACAGCTAATCGATGCTCGATTACTTCCCTAGGGACCCAAGATATATTGGGCGATTGTCACGCAAACACATCTTGATGTGACCGAAGGAAAGCAatgagcttgagttcctatttagggtcaaGACCAGCCCTAACCTTGATTGTCTTGGCTGGTTCAGAATTGTcaaggggcactgccttgacaccACCAGCAGTTCTTTTGTCCTTGGCTCCGTCGTTGATCTCTTCCTTTGCGACATCGTCGGACTAGGATGTGCTAGCAAGGCTTATGAGCCTAGAGTCACCGGCGGCTTGACGCTTTTGGTGCTTGGACTCCACACCTTTTGAAGTAGTTGACGatcgactgaagtgttcgaccatatccaggctctcTTGTCGCACTTGAGTGCTGCTCATTGATCTCCTTtgacagttatgacccctttaggGCCTGAGATCTTGAGTGTCTGGTATGCATAATACACGATAGCCATAAACTTACCCAATATTGGGTGGCCTAAGATCACATTGTATGCTGTCTCGAAATCCATGACGTCAAAGATAGGCTTCTTTGTGCGAAAGTTGTCGGGCGTGCCAAACATGACTGGCAACTTGATCTGGCCAAGGGGCATCGTCGATGAATTGGGGGTTATAccgtggaaaggctcgactcccttCTTGAGCTCGGACCTCTCAATCCCCATCTTGTCTAAAGTCGTGGTGAATATGAGGTTCAGCGAACCAGCCCAATCAACCAAGGTtcgagaaactttgatgttgaggatagtcggCTGTACCACGactggatatcgaccatgatgTGGGACCACAGGCAGATGGTCGACTTGGTTGAAGGTAATTGGAACTAATGACCACCTAAGGTATCGAGTAGGCCCAGTGAGAGCTAGGTTGACTTCTCGTTTGATCGCCTTGTATTATCTTTTGGACTCATACGCGGcagatcctccaaagatgtgtgcCAAATTTTGGTCAGGCTCgtggaactcgagctcatcacctttAGTGTCTGGCGTAGCCTATTTGTCGTGGTGCTCGATAGCGACGGCTTTGAGCTTTTCTTTGACCTTCTTTTTGAGGGCGTAGCATTCGTCGAAGTCATGCTGATTGGTCCGATGAATGGGGCACCACTTCTTTCCACCTCAACTCAGGCCTTTACTATCACCAGTGTTGTGCGACTTGCTCATATCGACTACGGCTATGGTCATATtcggacccttgcgcttgtcaccaaactttcccttcttcctctcgttcttcgaggactcgaGATTGTCTTTGCCAAACTGAGGGTTTTTGGCATGTTTCTAAGCTTTGGCTTTCTTTGTAGATTTGCCGGCCAACTCAAAGAGTTCCTTGATCGTTTGGATTTTTCGGGTAGCAAGCTTCCCGACCAGATCTATGTTCTTGGCGTCTcttttgaaggcgatgatgaccgaTTCGTCGAAAATATCCGGGATCGTGTTTTTCCTGTCACTGAATCGTCGGATGAAGTCTTGGAGGGGCTCATCCTTTTCTTggttcagttgatggagatagtTCTTCGTTCCTAAGCATTTGAAAGTACCCtagaagttggctatgaactgagcttTCAACTCGGCCTATGATCGGATCGAGTTGGGAAGCATGTTCAACAACTAGGGCCTTGCTAGTCCATCAAGCATGGTTagtaggtaattggccattatcTTGTTATCGCCACCTGCTGTTCGGATAATagtggtatagatctgcaaccaTTCGTTGGGGTTGAGCTTCCCGTCGTACTTCTAGAACGGGCCTGCCTTGAACTTCTCGGACCACCGTATCGAGCAGAGCTGTGAGACGAAGGCTTCACAACCTCCATAGAATTCCtcaggaggcagaggaggaagacTGTCATGCCTGTCCCTTTGAATAGAGGAGTCACGTCGATTGTTCCATCCTAGAGATCTATGATCATTGTAGCGTCGATCATTCTCACGACTCTCCTCATGGTTGTTATTGATATCCTCTCGTAAGTAACGTCTATTGTGAGGGATGAGGTTTCTTAGGTCTCCCTTATTTCTGCGTTCATGGATGGCTCAGTTGCAGTTTGACCTGTAGGGCTATACTCAGGATCGACCTCCCAAGATGCATGCTTGCGACCCTTCCACTTGAGGGTGTCCGCGTCCGTGACTCCTCGAAGCAGCACCTTGCCGGCTGGGGGACCTATAGGCGCTAGGATTGTTCGCTCGAGCAACTTGAATCTGAGCCGTATCGACTAGGGTCTTGACCCGATTAACCATAAGGGTTAAAGGATTCACCATATCCAACTCCGAAAGAGATCTCAGAATTAGATGAGCTCCCTGGACATTAGCATATGGAGTGCTAAAAAAGTCACTATTGAGGCTTGGCTATGGTCGAGCCGACGAAGCCTCATGATGGCTACCCTGAGGGAGTTCGTTCCTCAATCTCAGGACCAGTACTGGTAGAGGTGTGCCTACTAGAAGCCGTCATTGAAGACCAAGAGGTGCCAGTCCTCCTATGGTTCGTTGATGATTGATGGTATTAGGAGCGTATAGAGCTCCGACTGCAGATGTCCCCGGTGGTATATCTCCAACATTGCCGGAGTTGGTGGCCGCTGCTGTTGGATCCTCGGGGATTGCTGTGCCGTTATTCACCATGGCGTTTGAATCTAACGCCATCGGATCAGCATGTGGGACTTCGGTTCCTCTAGCCATAAATACGAATCGATCTATTTGGCTGCTCTGGTTGTCGACAAAGCCATCGTCACCACTCGCGTCGCTGTTGGTGTCCATGAATTGCAGAATATTGGGTTCCCGGATCACATTCAAGGTGTCCCACCTCGTGGTATGTGTCCAATGAGCTGGACTCGAAAATACCGGTGTGGATTAGTCCACCCTGATCTTCCCAGTggaaaaccatagttctgaACATGATCTTCGATCTGGTTAGAGGCGATTCGAGAGCGATCGCTGGCGACTCGAAGCGGTCGTAGAAGCTGGCATTGGAGAATTCGGTACGAATGTGCACTCGAAACATAGtcgatcctgaaaagcagaagacccctaTCTGGCGCACCAACTGCCGAGGGTTTTTCTCGACAATATGTTCGTGAGAATAACGAGGTTATCTTTGTGATCCAGGAATCGAACAAGAGACGAAGCacacatgatgtatacaggttcagactCCCAATTGTAGTAATACCCTACGTTCTGTGTGGTTGATTATGTatctgtattcactcgagtacatgtaatgtgtctagatctattataaggagtagatgtgatctaaactagactaatgatGAAGTTGCCGAGTATCTCCTGTGGCCCTAGTGATTGTGTCGAGTTGCAGATGAGTTGTGTTCTTTTGGAAAAAGAGTCTCCTTTGGGGGTTTGAGTCCCCGCCTTATATGTGGTCTTGTACCGGCTACTACTTCGTCGTAGTCGATAGCGAGTCCTTCATTTTATCCAccaagaaagatcagataaatTCGGCTAGGATactagttgttctcgagttaGATAACCAATCGAGACTTTACTAGTATACGCCTTCTGGATCTCCGAAAGTATCAGATATCCTAGATTCGGTTCCATAATATCTaaaattgttatatatatatatatatatagtgtacataatctatagttagatatttgataaGCAGTACTGGTTGGCTGCCAAGAGTCCCAGACGCTTCTCTGAATGAGACAGTAACCGAAAGAAAAATGGAAAAAGACGTGCTCCTGCGAAGGTATCTATTTAATTTAACTTCAATTATTCCGCCCCACTTGCTTTTAAATGTCAATACCGGTGCAAGAAACTATTCCAGTACTAATTGGAGAGGGAATGACTACTTGAAAGTGAAAGATTGTTAGGAAAGAAGAAATGGATTCCCGAAACATAAGGATGTACTGACATTTGCATCTAGGCAATCGCTGTTAATCCATTGGCAGAAGTGTAGATAGTTATATGCTCACTCACTAGGTCGGCAGAAAACTCGAGCTCTGTAAGCTGAGCGAGCACAAATGTTCAACCAATGAACCTATAGAGagggaagaaagaaaaggcaGATTACAACTGTTGTCTGCGATCTATTTCTACATTACAACAGCGGCCAGAAGTGCATGAACTCAAGCCATGGTAGTAGTATGCTTGGCTTGTCAGAGACTGCCGTGGCCTTGCTGGCTTCAGTTGATGAACAAGTAGAGGAAGCAGCAACTGCTTCAGCCTTGGGGCAGAGGAAGAAGCTCCTGCTCCCCAGCTCCAGAAGCTTCGGTCCAAACCTATTTGTTTGTAAAGCAACCATGTCGGTGGTAAGTAGTACTGGGCTACTAGCTCAGGCATGAGTGCAGCAGAGACGTCACGTACTCTGCAAGCTGAACTGGGAGTACTGGAGCCCAAAGGCCGAAGGCTCGGCCGTCGGCAGCAGTGGCCGTCGGCCTTCCCTGACATAGAGCTCCACTGCCGCGGCGACCAGGTCCGTTGTTGGAGGTCACCGCGACTctcgccgccggtgagctcgGGAACGCACGCGAACACGAAGGTGGACACAGGTGTATGTTGCTGCAAAAACTGAGCTTAGCTATTTAACAGGGAAAAACTTAGAGCTAATCGTGGCAGTTAAGCTGCCCTACATGCGCGGCATGCACGCCTGACGATCGGGCATGGCCACGACCACGAACTTGCCGCGCAGGACCCGGACGCACTCCCGCATGAACTTGCATGCGACGAGCTCCACAGAACGCGCACAGCCGAGCAAACTGGACTGTGCGCACTAACTTATTCAAAGCAAATTGCAGAACGGAAACTAAAACATGGAGACGTGGTGACGCGCAGGAGAATATGAcaacattctcccccttaaTCCTCGACGCGATCACCAGAATGCTTGTTGACGCCGATCTTGATGCGCAACTCCTGGAAGCGGACACGACCGAGCGCCTTGGTCAGGATGTCCGCCAGTTGAAGTTCAGTCGCCGTGTAGCTGATGACAATCCTGTTCTCGTCGACACACTCTCGAATGTAGTGGTAGCGCACATCAATATGCTTACTCCGATCGTGGAAGACGGGATTCTTACTCAATGCAATGGCGGATTGATTGTCCACCATGAGCTCCGGTGCTCGAGACTCAAAGCTAGTCATGTCAGCTAGGAGTCGAGCTAGCCAGACACCTTGGCACGCCGCTGTCGCCGCCGCGATGTACTCCGCCTCACATGAAGACAGAGCAACCACTTTTTGCTTCGCCGATTGCCAGGTGATGGGGTTGccgccgaggaagaagatgacgcCGCTTGTGCTCTTGCGAGTGTCGATGTCTCCGGCCATGTCAGCATCGCTGTAGCCGATCAATCTTGGACGCCCCTCCTCGTGCCTGGTGTAGTGGATGCCGTGATCACGCGTACCGGCCACGTAGCGTAGCACACGCTTCACCGCGATCAGATGATCCTCAGCCGGCTGCTCCATGAATCGGCTAAGATAGCCCACCGCGAACGCCAGGTCCGGCCTGGTGTGCAGCAGGTACCTCAGTCCGCCGATGACACGCCGGTACTTCGTGGCGTTCACCGGCGAGTTGGTGCTTCTCTTGCTCAGCTTCTGCCTCGGCTCCATGGGCGTAAGGCTTGGATTGCACGTGCTCAGCCCGGTGCGCTCCAGCAACTTTCCTGCATACGCGGCTTGACACAGCTTGATGCCGTCCGAGCCTTGACTCACCTCGATCCCAAGGTAGTAGGACAGCAGACCCAGATCACTCATCTGGAACATCTTCTTCATCTCGAGCTTGAACGCCGCGATCTCCTCGCAGTTGGTTCCGGTGATGAtcagatcatcaacatagacgCCGACCACCAACCGTGCTCCTCTGCTCCGCGTGTACACGCCATGCTCGGAGCTGCTCTTCTTGAAGCCAAGAGACACCATGGTGGCATCAAGCTTGGCGTTCCAGGCTCTGGGGGCCTGATGGAGCCCGTAGAGGGCCTTGCGGAGGCACAGCACCTTGTGCTTGTTGTCGTCGTCGATGAAGCCGGGCGGTTGAGCGACGtacacctcctccttgagctcGCCGTTGAGGAAGGCGCTTTTCACGTCCATGTGGTGCACTTCCCAGCGCTCGTGCGCTGCCAACGCCAGCATCACGCGCACGGACTCGATGCGCGCCACCGGCGCAAAGACCTCGTCGAAGTCAATCCCGGCGCGTTGTACGTACCCTTTGGCCACCAGCCGCGCCTTGTGCCGCACCACCTCACCGTTCTCGTCGCGCTTCACCTTGAAGACCCACTTCAGCCCAATGGCTTTGTGGCTGGCCGGGAGCGTGGCGAGCTCCCAGGTGCCGTTGTCCTCGATGGACTTCATCTCGTCGTGCATAGCTTGGCGCCAGCTTGCCTCGTGCTCTGCTTCAGCGAACGTCGAGGGTTCGTCGGCCGATGTGAAGTGCAGCTCCTCGTCGAGCACCCGGCGTGCGAGGCCAGGCGGCGAGGAAGGGCCGATCATGGAGTCGATGGCGCGGAACCTCAACGGAGCATCGTCGTGGTCGACGTCGAGGTCCGGCTGCAGTTTAGCTGGTGGCGAGACAAACTCCGGCGGCTCTGGTTCAGCTTGTTCAGCCGCCGGTGGCGAGGAGGGAGTACGACTCGGTGCAAGGGATGGCGAGGTAGGAGCATGTGCTGCCCCCTCGACAAGCTCGGTGGCGAACTCGACGACGAACGGCTCGTAGGTGTTCCCGGTGGAGTCGTCGCCACCCTCCCAGCGCCACTGCCCGGCCTCGTCAAAGACGACGTCGCGTGACACGACGACGCGCTTCGCGACCGGATCATAGCAACGGTAGGCCTTGGACCCATGCTCGTAGCCGATGAAGATTGCCGGGGAGCTGCGGTCGTCAAGATTCTTCTGGTGTGGGCGCGTGTTCTTGACGTGCGTGATGTAGCCGAAGGTGCGGAAGTAGTGGACCGCCGGCCGCTCTCCGTACCACGCCTCGTACGGGGTCTTGCCATTGAGCGCGCACGTCGGAGCTCGGTTGAGGATATAGACGGCGTGGAGACGGCTTCGCCCCAGAAGTACGCCGGGAGACCCTTTGCCTTCAGCATGCAGCGCGCCATGGCGACCACACTCTGGTTGCGGCGCTCAACCACTCCGTTCTGCTGCGGAGAGTACGGAGCAGTGAGCTGCCGATGGACGCCGCGTTCCGCGCAGTACTCGCCGAATTGCACGGAGGTGAACTCCCCCCCCACGATCGGTGCGGAGGATCTTGAGCTTCCGGCTTGACTCGACCTCGACGGCGGCCTGGAAGTTCTTGATGGCCGACGGCGCTTGGTCTTTGCTTGACAGCAGGTGAAGCCACATGAATCTACTCAGATCATCGACCAGAAGTAGAAAGTATTGGTTACCACTGGGTGTGGCCGACGAAATCGGGCCGCACAGATCGCCGTGGACAAGGTCGAGGATGTTGCTTGCATGCCGGCGCGCCTGGTCGGGGAACGCGGCACGTCATTGCTTGCCGGCGAGGCAGCTGTCGCACACTTGCTCCACTTGTTCAAGCGGAGGGAGCCCGCGCACCATCTCCTTCTGGGCTAGCCGCCGGAGCGAGCCGAAGCTGATGTGCCCGTACCTGGCGTGCCAACGCCAGGCCGCCTCCGTGCTCCGCGCCGACAAGCACACGGGCTTGCCGATGCTCATCTCCAGGATGTAGAGGCGTGTCGCGGATCGCTGGACCTTCACGAGCAGTTGACGTTGCTGATCGAAGATGCGCAACAGGCCGGCGTTGATCTCCACTCTGCAGTCGGCTTCGTCCATCTGTCTGAGGCTCAGGATGTTGGCCGTCAGACGGGGAATGTAGTACACCCCCGTCAGTGCACGGTGCTCGCCGTTCTTGCACGTGAAGACGATGGTGCCGCGCCCTTCGATCTCCACCACGGACCGTGCCGCAGATGCCGGAGTCGAGCTCGGAGAATGCTCCCCGGGCGCCAGTCATGTGGTTCGTGGCCCCGGTGTCGAGCACCCATCGCTTGTACTCGCGCTCTTCCCTCGGGCCGAGCTGGGCGAAGACTCTCTGCTCTTGGATCTCGATGATGCGTCGCGGCGGCGGAGTTGGGGAAGGGTTCGCCGCGGCGTGCGCGGCTGGCGCCGGATTGAGGACGACGCCATGGGCCATCAGCAGGGCCTCGTCATGTTCATCACCCTCCTGAGCCAGATGGACCTGAGCTCGCTCGTTCCGCTTCTTAGACCTGCACACTTTGGCAAAATGGCCCTTTTTGCCACAGTAGTCACAAACATCATCAGGGCCCGCACCGCCGGTTTGGGCCAAGTTGTTGCTGTcacgcgcgccgccgccgttgctgcCACGACTGCGTGATTTTTCGCCGCCGCGCCTGttgccggagccggagccgcccTTGCTCGACTCGCCGTCTCGGATCTTGAGGCGGGCGGCCCACTCCTCTTCAGTGAGAAGGAGCCTGCCGCTGCTGTCCTTGACCGGGGCCGATGTGGACTTCTTCCTCTGCTCGACAGCGCGGAGGCGACCGGTGACTTCCTCCACCGAGACGATGTCCAGATCCATCAGGGTCTCAATGGAGATTGCCACTTGTTCCAGGTGGTCGGGGACGGAGTGTAGCAGTCGCTTGACGATGGCTTTGTCGGAGACGTCGTCGCCGAGGACGCGCAGCTGGTTCGCCACAGCTTGGAGTCGCAGCGTGAACTCTTCCACCAATTCGCTGGGTTTGAACGCCATCTCGGCGAACTCCCGGCGCAGCTTCTCAGCATTGGCCTCCTTGACGCTCTCGACGCCGACGCGGATGGTCTTGACTGCCTCCCACGCATCGTACGCGGAGTCCTTGCGCGCCAGTCCTGCTTGCATCTCCGGGGGCACAGCGCGGAGGAGCGCGGCGAGCGCGTTCCAGTCCTCGCGGTACTCGCCGACGCCGGTGGACACCACCTCCCACAGGCCCTGGGCCTGCAGGTTCACCATCACAACCGACGACCATTCATCGTAATTGGTACGCGTGAGAATGGGGTAGGGGATGGCGGCCGAGCTCCTCTCGACAACACGCTCGATGACTGTCTCACGGACGCCGTCGCGGCGCCGGGGTCGACGAGGTGGAGGAGACGAAGAAGCACGCCGCGGGGTTCGCATTGGTGAGCGCTCACCCTGCAGCCGTCCGGATGCTGACATCGCCGCCTAGGATCAAAACACGGCTCTGGTACCAAATGTTGGAGGTCACCGCGACTCTCGCCGTCGGTGAGCTCGGGAACGCACGCGAACACGAAGGTGGACACAGGTGTATGTTGCTGCAAAAACTGAGCTTAGCTATTTAACAGGGAAAAACTTAGAGCTAATCGTGGCAGTTAAGCTGCCCTACATGCGCGGCATGCACGCCTGACGATCGGGCATGgccatgaccacgaacttgccgCGCAGGACCCGGACGCACTCCCGCATGAACTTGCATGCGACGAGCTCCACAGAACGCGCACAGCCGAGCAAACTGGACTGTGCGCACTAACTTATTCAAAGCAAATTGCAGAACGGAAACTAAAACATGGAGACGTGGTGACGCGCAGGAGTATATGACAACATCCGTGACGCGCCACTCGGTGCGCGCCATCACGTGCAGTGGCCACATGCTCCGCTGCACGGCCACGGTCACCAGGACCTTGCTCGGCGCGGCCCACGGGGCAgtagcgccgccgccgtccgggccGGCTCGCCGGAAGCTGTGCCCCCTGACGCCGGCGAGCAGGTCCGGA
Coding sequences:
- the LOC133917893 gene encoding uncharacterized protein LOC133917893; amino-acid sequence: MSASGRLQGERSPMRTPRRASSSPPPRRPRRRDGVRETVIERVVERSSAAIPYPILTRTNYDEWSSVVMVNLQAQGLWEVVSTGVGEYREDWNALAALLRAVPPEMQAGLARKDSAYDAWEAVKTIRVGVESVKEANAEKLRREFAEMAFKPSELVEEFTLRLQAVANQLRVLGDDVSDKAIVKRLLHSVPDHLEQVAISIETLMDLDIVSVEEVTGRLRAVEQRKKSTSAPVKDSSGRLLLTEEEWAARLKIRDGESSKGGSGSGNRRGGEKSRSRGSNGGGARDSNNLAQTGGAGPDDVCDYCGKKGHFAKVCRSKKRNERAQVHLAQEGDEHDEALLMAHGVVLNPAPAAHAAANPSPTPPPRRIIEIQEQRVFAQLGPREEREYKRWVLDTGATNHMTGARGAFSELDSGICGTMDEADCRVEINAGLLRIFDQQRQLLVKVQRSATRLYILEMSIGKPVCLSARSTEAAWRWHARYGHISFGSLRRLAQKEMVRGLPPLEQVEQVCDSCLAGKQ